Proteins from a genomic interval of Pseudomonas silesiensis:
- a CDS encoding transporter substrate-binding domain-containing protein encodes MISKKHLLAAALSLAFVGAANAGAVLDKIQSSKTMTVATSATWPPQGFINDKNEIDGFDIDVSKEIAKRLGVEVKFITPDWDVITAGKWNGRWDMSVGSMTATKSRARILDFPATYYYVPYVFAVHTKSALTDHKALNDKTIGVEGGTTSEDYFSQSLAIETTDVPPVVYDVQTKKMKTYAGSLGPLDDLRLGDGVRLDGILTQRSTLEAAIKKNYPLRAVDNSIVFYEPLAIATDKGDPELKAKLGEIIGAMHKDGTLSKLSNKWYGVDYSTIK; translated from the coding sequence ATGATCAGCAAAAAACACCTGTTAGCCGCCGCTCTCTCGCTGGCGTTCGTCGGCGCCGCCAACGCCGGAGCCGTCCTGGACAAGATCCAGAGCAGCAAAACCATGACCGTCGCCACGTCGGCGACCTGGCCGCCCCAGGGTTTTATCAACGACAAGAATGAAATCGACGGGTTCGATATCGACGTCTCCAAGGAGATCGCCAAGCGTCTCGGGGTCGAGGTCAAGTTCATCACCCCCGACTGGGACGTGATCACCGCGGGCAAGTGGAACGGGCGCTGGGACATGTCGGTGGGCTCGATGACCGCCACCAAAAGTCGCGCACGGATCCTCGACTTCCCCGCGACCTACTACTACGTGCCGTATGTGTTTGCGGTCCATACCAAATCGGCGCTGACCGACCACAAAGCCCTCAATGACAAGACCATCGGCGTCGAAGGCGGCACCACCTCCGAGGACTATTTCAGCCAGTCGCTGGCCATCGAAACCACTGACGTGCCACCTGTGGTTTATGACGTGCAGACCAAAAAAATGAAAACCTATGCCGGCTCCCTCGGCCCGCTGGACGACTTGCGTCTGGGCGACGGTGTTCGTCTTGACGGCATCCTCACGCAACGCAGCACCCTGGAAGCGGCGATCAAGAAAAATTACCCGCTGCGCGCCGTCGACAACAGCATCGTTTTCTACGAACCGCTGGCGATCGCTACCGATAAAGGTGACCCGGAGTTGAAGGCCAAACTCGGTGAAATCATCGGCGCGATGCACAAGGACGGCACGCTGAGCAAGCTGTCGAACAAGTGGTATGGCGTGGATTACTCGACCATCAAGTAA
- the cysZ gene encoding sulfate transporter CysZ, translated as MPAPVLSGPQYLREGLRLVLTPSLRLFVLLPLAINLVLFVGLIYLASHQFSLWVDTLMPSLPEWLSFLNYVLWPLFVVLVVLMVFFTFTMLANVIAAPFNGFLAEKVEVVVRGTDDFPAFSWGELIAMVPRTFARELRKLGYFLPRAIGLFILSFIPVVNIIAAPLWLLFGVWMMAIQYIDYPADNHKLGWNEMLAWLRQKRWQSLGFGGSVYLVLLIPVVNILMMPAAVAGATLFWVRERGAENLVVQR; from the coding sequence ATGCCCGCCCCCGTTCTGTCCGGCCCGCAATACCTGCGCGAAGGCCTCAGGCTGGTCCTCACCCCAAGCCTGCGTTTGTTCGTATTGTTGCCGCTCGCGATCAACCTGGTGCTGTTCGTCGGATTGATCTATTTGGCCAGCCATCAATTCAGCCTGTGGGTCGATACCTTGATGCCGTCCCTGCCGGAATGGCTGAGCTTCCTCAATTACGTCCTCTGGCCGCTGTTCGTGGTGCTGGTGGTGTTGATGGTGTTCTTCACCTTCACCATGCTCGCCAATGTCATCGCCGCACCGTTCAACGGCTTCCTGGCGGAGAAAGTCGAAGTGGTGGTGCGCGGCACTGACGACTTCCCGGCCTTCAGTTGGGGTGAACTGATTGCCATGGTTCCCCGCACCTTCGCCCGGGAACTGCGCAAGCTGGGCTACTTCCTGCCCCGCGCCATCGGTTTGTTCATCCTCTCGTTCATTCCGGTGGTCAACATCATCGCCGCGCCGCTGTGGCTGCTGTTCGGGGTATGGATGATGGCAATCCAGTACATCGACTACCCGGCGGATAACCACAAGCTGGGCTGGAACGAAATGCTCGCCTGGCTGCGGCAGAAACGCTGGCAGAGCCTGGGTTTCGGCGGCAGTGTGTACCTGGTGCTGCTGATTCCGGTGGTCAACATCCTGATGATGCCGGCGGCCGTGGCGGGAGCGACGCTGTTCTGGGTCCGTGAGCGCGGCGCGGAAAACCTGGTGGTCCAGCGCTGA
- a CDS encoding NAD(P)/FAD-dependent oxidoreductase, which yields MSFPTTWYSKTSLPRAARPELNTDETCDVCIVGAGIAGLTAALELTRRGKRVIILEAQQVAWGASGRNGGVVSPGWAEGSGAIRKKLGLEHAKALFLMSVEGVDIVRHNIAELALPGCAPSAGTIRVKRYDDSAGVKNHIDSMRRDFGYALNYLDTAQVRERAHTLRYFQGVEDPNALHFHPLNYCLGLALAIEAIGGRIFEQSKMLAWRREGADKIVQTAQGSVRCQDLVFCAGGYGGPELQKLSRAYLPIATYVVLTEHLGDSIKTVLDSGAAFSDDRRASDYYRIVEGDRLLWGGRITTRNEQNEQALAAMLKADMVAVYPQLVSVKIELAWSGLMGYSTNKMPNLGGLEPGVWACTSFGGHGLNTGSIGGRVIAEAVCGESARHELFKPYLLDWNGGPFGRVAANAIYQSLKVMDFVQERLRG from the coding sequence ATGTCTTTCCCCACCACCTGGTACTCCAAAACCTCGCTGCCCCGCGCAGCCAGGCCTGAACTGAACACCGATGAAACCTGCGACGTCTGCATCGTCGGCGCCGGGATTGCCGGCCTTACCGCCGCCCTGGAACTGACCCGTCGCGGCAAGCGCGTGATCATCCTTGAAGCCCAACAGGTCGCCTGGGGCGCGTCCGGGCGCAATGGCGGCGTGGTCTCCCCGGGCTGGGCCGAAGGCTCGGGGGCGATCCGCAAGAAGCTTGGACTGGAACACGCCAAGGCGCTGTTCCTGATGTCGGTGGAAGGCGTGGACATCGTCCGGCACAATATCGCCGAACTGGCCCTGCCCGGCTGCGCCCCATCCGCCGGTACGATTCGGGTCAAGCGTTACGACGACAGCGCGGGCGTGAAGAACCACATCGATAGCATGCGTCGCGACTTCGGCTATGCACTCAACTACCTCGACACCGCCCAGGTCCGCGAACGGGCGCACACCTTGCGCTATTTCCAGGGTGTCGAAGACCCGAACGCCCTGCACTTCCACCCGCTGAATTATTGCCTGGGCCTGGCGCTGGCCATCGAAGCGATCGGCGGACGGATTTTCGAGCAGTCAAAAATGCTGGCCTGGCGTCGCGAAGGCGCCGACAAGATCGTCCAGACCGCCCAGGGTAGCGTGCGCTGCCAGGATCTGGTGTTCTGCGCCGGCGGCTACGGCGGCCCGGAGCTGCAAAAACTCAGCCGCGCCTACCTGCCCATCGCGACCTACGTGGTGCTGACCGAACACCTGGGCGACTCGATCAAAACCGTACTCGACTCCGGTGCCGCGTTTTCCGACGACCGCCGCGCTTCGGACTACTATCGCATCGTCGAAGGCGATCGCCTGTTGTGGGGCGGACGCATCACCACCCGCAACGAACAGAACGAACAAGCGCTGGCGGCGATGCTCAAGGCGGACATGGTCGCGGTCTATCCGCAACTGGTATCGGTAAAGATCGAACTGGCCTGGTCCGGCCTGATGGGCTATTCCACCAACAAAATGCCCAACCTGGGAGGGCTCGAACCGGGCGTCTGGGCCTGCACCTCGTTTGGTGGCCATGGTTTGAACACCGGCTCGATTGGCGGACGGGTGATTGCCGAGGCAGTGTGCGGGGAAAGCGCTCGGCATGAATTGTTCAAGCCGTACTTGCTGGACTGGAACGGGGGGCCATTCGGCCGGGTTGCGGCGAATGCGATCTATCAGTCGTTGAAGGTGATGGATTTTGTCCAGGAGCGGTTGCGCGGTTGA
- the folM gene encoding dihydromonapterin reductase has product MTSSTAPILITGAGQRVGLHCARRLLEDGHPVIFSYRSERPGVQTLRDLGATAVFADFSTEAGIFAFISELKTHTDSLRAIVHNASEWLAETPDTDASAFTRMFNVHMLAPYLINLHCADLLERSCPADIVHIGDDVTRKGSSKHIGYCASKAGLDSLTLSFAAKYAPTIKVNGIAPALLLFNPDDDDAYRAKALAKSALGIEPGSEVIYQSVRYLLDNPYVTGTTLTVNGGRHLK; this is encoded by the coding sequence ATGACCTCTTCCACCGCCCCGATCCTGATCACCGGTGCCGGCCAGCGAGTCGGCCTGCACTGTGCCCGGCGCCTGCTCGAAGATGGCCACCCGGTGATCTTCAGCTACCGCAGCGAACGCCCCGGCGTGCAAACCCTGCGCGACCTGGGGGCGACAGCGGTGTTTGCGGACTTTTCCACCGAAGCCGGGATCTTCGCCTTCATCAGCGAACTGAAAACCCACACCGACAGCCTGCGGGCGATCGTCCATAACGCCTCCGAATGGCTGGCCGAAACCCCGGACACCGACGCTAGCGCCTTTACCCGCATGTTCAACGTCCACATGCTGGCGCCCTACCTGATCAACCTGCATTGTGCCGACTTGCTGGAACGCTCATGCCCCGCCGATATCGTGCACATCGGCGATGATGTGACCCGCAAGGGCAGCAGCAAGCACATCGGCTATTGCGCCAGCAAAGCCGGGCTCGATAGCCTGACCCTGTCGTTCGCCGCCAAATACGCGCCGACCATCAAGGTCAACGGTATCGCGCCAGCCCTGCTACTGTTCAACCCCGACGATGACGACGCGTACCGCGCCAAGGCATTGGCCAAGTCCGCGCTGGGCATCGAACCTGGCAGCGAAGTGATCTATCAAAGCGTGCGTTATCTGCTCGACAACCCTTATGTCACCGGCACGACCCTGACCGTCAACGGCGGACGGCACCTCAAATAG
- the folE gene encoding GTP cyclohydrolase I FolE, whose protein sequence is MTLSLSQSYREILIGLGENPDREGLRDTPVRAAKAMQYLCHGYEQSVEEIVNGALFMSDNDEMIIVDNIELYSLCEHHMLPFIGKAHVAYIPTGKVLGLSKIARLVDMFARRLQIQENLTRQIAEAVQHVTGAAGVAVVIEARHMCMMMRGVEKQNSTMNTSVMLGAFRESSNTRQEFLQLIGRSK, encoded by the coding sequence ATGACGTTATCCCTGTCCCAGAGCTATCGCGAGATCCTCATCGGTCTCGGTGAAAACCCCGATCGTGAAGGCCTGCGCGACACCCCGGTGCGCGCAGCCAAGGCCATGCAGTACCTCTGCCATGGCTATGAGCAGAGTGTCGAAGAGATCGTCAACGGTGCGCTGTTCATGTCCGACAACGATGAAATGATCATCGTCGACAACATCGAGCTGTACTCGCTGTGCGAACATCATATGTTGCCCTTCATCGGCAAGGCTCATGTGGCTTATATTCCAACGGGTAAGGTGCTGGGCCTGTCGAAGATTGCGCGGCTGGTGGACATGTTCGCCCGTCGCCTGCAGATCCAGGAAAACCTCACCCGGCAAATCGCCGAAGCCGTGCAGCATGTGACCGGCGCGGCGGGCGTCGCGGTGGTCATCGAAGCCCGGCACATGTGCATGATGATGCGCGGCGTCGAGAAACAGAATTCGACCATGAACACCTCGGTGATGCTCGGCGCCTTCCGCGAGTCGAGCAACACCCGCCAGGAGTTTCTGCAATTGATCGGACGGAGCAAGTAG
- the folX gene encoding dihydroneopterin triphosphate 2'-epimerase, translating to MPQLQPGMARIRVKDLCLRTFIGINEDEILNKQDVLINLTILYAAQEAVRDNDIDHALNYRTITKAIIAHVEGNRFALLERLTQEILDLVMANESVLYAEVEVDKPHALRFAESVSITLAASR from the coding sequence ATGCCACAACTTCAACCAGGAATGGCGCGCATCCGGGTCAAGGACCTGTGCCTGCGCACCTTCATCGGGATCAACGAGGATGAAATCCTCAACAAGCAGGATGTGCTGATCAACCTGACCATCCTTTATGCCGCCCAGGAAGCGGTGCGTGACAACGACATCGATCACGCGCTCAACTACCGGACCATCACCAAGGCGATCATCGCCCACGTGGAGGGCAATCGCTTCGCCCTGCTCGAACGCCTGACCCAGGAAATTCTCGACCTGGTCATGGCCAACGAGTCGGTGCTGTATGCCGAGGTCGAAGTCGACAAGCCCCATGCCCTGCGTTTCGCCGAGTCGGTGTCGATTACGCTAGCGGCGAGCCGCTAA
- a CDS encoding amino acid ABC transporter ATP-binding protein encodes MTRTNTAQLPDLAPAAQTSPSMISIIGLNKWYGNFHALRDVDLNVATGEILVVCGPSGSGKSTMIRCINHLENFQKGQIKVNGITLTSEAESVSAVRREIGMVFQSFNLFPHLSVMDNLTLAPQLVQGVSSAEAKKRAQVYLERVRIAEHADKYPSQLSGGQQQRVAIARALCMNPKVMLFDEPTSALDPEMVHEVLDVMGELATDGMTMICVTHEMGFASKVADRVLFMDQGQVIEQATPAEFFNNPQTERAQQFLSQIIGH; translated from the coding sequence ATGACTCGGACCAATACCGCGCAACTACCGGACCTGGCACCTGCTGCGCAGACCAGCCCTTCAATGATTTCGATCATCGGTTTGAACAAGTGGTACGGCAATTTTCACGCCTTGCGCGATGTCGACCTGAACGTTGCCACCGGTGAAATCCTCGTGGTGTGCGGGCCATCCGGCTCGGGCAAGTCGACGATGATTCGCTGCATCAACCACCTGGAAAACTTCCAGAAAGGCCAGATCAAGGTCAACGGCATCACCCTCACCAGCGAGGCCGAAAGTGTCAGCGCCGTGCGCAGGGAAATCGGCATGGTGTTCCAGAGCTTCAACCTGTTCCCGCATTTGAGCGTGATGGACAACCTGACCCTGGCCCCGCAACTGGTGCAAGGCGTGTCGTCCGCCGAGGCAAAAAAACGCGCTCAGGTGTACCTGGAGCGCGTGCGCATCGCCGAGCATGCCGACAAGTACCCGTCGCAATTGTCGGGCGGCCAGCAGCAACGCGTGGCAATTGCCCGGGCGCTGTGCATGAACCCCAAGGTCATGCTGTTCGACGAACCGACCTCCGCCCTGGACCCGGAGATGGTCCACGAAGTGCTGGACGTGATGGGCGAATTGGCCACCGATGGCATGACCATGATTTGCGTGACCCACGAGATGGGTTTTGCCAGCAAGGTCGCCGACCGCGTGCTGTTCATGGACCAGGGCCAGGTTATCGAGCAAGCCACCCCCGCCGAATTTTTCAACAACCCGCAGACCGAACGCGCACAACAGTTCCTGTCACAGATCATTGGTCACTGA
- a CDS encoding DUF1244 domain-containing protein yields the protein MTDQQRLELEAAAFRRLVAHLDSRKDVQNIDLMNLSGFCRNCLSKWYKAAADERQIEVSLDDAREVVYGMPYAEWKAQYQQEANAEQQAAFAKGKPNE from the coding sequence ATGACCGATCAACAACGCCTGGAACTCGAAGCCGCCGCCTTTCGCCGGCTGGTCGCCCACCTGGACAGCCGCAAGGATGTGCAGAACATCGACCTGATGAACCTCTCCGGTTTCTGCCGCAATTGCCTGTCCAAGTGGTACAAGGCCGCAGCCGACGAACGCCAGATCGAGGTCAGCCTCGATGACGCCCGCGAAGTGGTCTACGGCATGCCGTACGCCGAGTGGAAAGCCCAATACCAGCAAGAAGCCAACGCCGAACAACAAGCGGCGTTTGCCAAAGGAAAACCCAATGAGTGA
- a CDS encoding HopJ type III effector protein, with product MSDLNTLRASLKGGEHVFADTLAFIAAGYDYQPQAFNNGGVENAAGQNEGSCKTLGLALLEGLSDEEALLAFGEHYRSVVATPEGSDHGNIRALIAHGLAGVKFTQQPLTRR from the coding sequence ATGAGTGATTTGAACACCCTGCGCGCCAGCCTCAAGGGTGGCGAACATGTTTTTGCCGATACCCTGGCCTTTATCGCCGCCGGCTACGACTATCAACCTCAGGCATTCAACAATGGCGGCGTGGAAAACGCCGCCGGGCAGAACGAAGGTTCGTGCAAGACCCTGGGTCTGGCACTGCTGGAAGGCCTGAGCGATGAAGAAGCGCTGCTGGCGTTTGGCGAGCATTACCGTTCGGTGGTGGCGACGCCTGAAGGCAGTGATCATGGCAATATCCGCGCGTTGATTGCGCATGGATTGGCTGGCGTCAAGTTCACACAGCAACCACTGACCCGCCGGTAA
- a CDS encoding MerR family transcriptional regulator encodes MPVLTDVVQTVQGAASLEREELFPIREVARLTGVNPITLRAWERRYGLIQPTRTDSGHRLYSMNDIERIQNILGWIERGVAVSKVGKILAKTAPLQALSHIIPSELVQADYAQWQEQVQAAVSAFDEALLEQIYGQIFSSYPLTVVFQSILLPLWKLLLHRQDAFGQASEWLFLDGFLRSRVLQRLLLARVMQPRRVIVCPLNDQCRELELLVTALFLSSVDSAIQVLALGQPFDELTLVCERIQPQALVLFSNHMPAPELPRRLNRLAMSLDCQLMLAGGASDLAQESLSGSSIGILGSEGTVMRQRLKQFLAGNLDT; translated from the coding sequence ATGCCAGTGTTGACAGACGTTGTCCAGACTGTTCAAGGCGCCGCCTCGCTTGAACGGGAAGAACTGTTTCCGATTCGTGAAGTGGCGCGTCTGACCGGTGTCAATCCGATCACGCTACGCGCCTGGGAACGACGTTATGGCCTGATTCAGCCTACGCGCACCGACAGTGGGCATCGTTTGTATTCAATGAACGATATCGAGCGGATTCAAAATATTCTCGGCTGGATCGAGCGCGGCGTTGCGGTCAGCAAGGTCGGCAAGATACTGGCCAAGACCGCACCGCTTCAGGCGTTGTCGCACATTATCCCCAGTGAGTTGGTGCAAGCGGACTACGCGCAGTGGCAGGAGCAAGTCCAGGCGGCGGTCAGTGCCTTTGATGAGGCTCTCCTGGAGCAGATCTATGGGCAGATTTTTTCCAGTTACCCGCTGACCGTGGTGTTTCAGAGCATCCTGCTGCCGCTGTGGAAGCTGCTCCTGCACCGCCAGGATGCCTTTGGCCAGGCCAGCGAATGGCTGTTCCTGGATGGTTTTCTGCGGTCTCGCGTGTTGCAACGTCTGCTGCTGGCGCGGGTCATGCAACCGCGACGCGTGATTGTCTGCCCGCTGAACGATCAGTGCCGGGAGCTCGAGCTGCTGGTCACGGCGCTGTTTCTAAGCAGTGTCGATTCGGCCATTCAAGTGCTGGCGCTGGGTCAGCCGTTCGATGAATTGACCCTGGTCTGCGAAAGGATCCAGCCCCAGGCGCTGGTGCTGTTTTCCAATCATATGCCAGCTCCCGAGTTGCCACGACGCTTGAATCGCCTGGCCATGAGCCTGGATTGTCAGTTGATGCTGGCTGGGGGGGCGTCTGATCTGGCGCAGGAGAGCCTGTCCGGATCGTCGATCGGTATTTTGGGTAGCGAGGGAACGGTGATGCGCCAGCGGTTGAAGCAGTTCCTGGCCGGCAATCTCGATACTTGA
- the trxB gene encoding thioredoxin-disulfide reductase, whose amino-acid sequence MSEVRHSRVIILGSGPAGYSAAVYAARANLKPLLITGMQAGGQLTTTTEVDNWPGDVHGLTGPALMERMKEHAERFETEIVFDHINAVDFAAKPYTLTGDSATYTCDALIIATGASARYLGLPSEEAFMGKGVSACATCDGFFYRNKPVAVVGGGNTAVEEALYLANIASTVTLIHRRETFRAEKILIDKLNARVAEGKIILKLNATLDEVLGDNMGVTGARLKNNDGSFDELTVDGVFIAIGHTPNTSLFEGQLTLKDGYLVVQGGRDGNATATSLEGIFAAGDVADHVYRQAITSAGAGCMAALDAERYLDDLQNAKF is encoded by the coding sequence ATGTCTGAAGTCCGTCATTCGCGAGTGATTATTCTCGGTTCCGGCCCTGCCGGTTACAGCGCCGCCGTTTATGCCGCCCGTGCCAACCTCAAGCCTTTGCTGATCACCGGCATGCAGGCCGGCGGTCAACTGACCACCACCACTGAAGTCGACAACTGGCCGGGCGATGTCCATGGCCTGACCGGCCCGGCGCTGATGGAACGCATGAAAGAGCACGCCGAGCGCTTTGAAACCGAGATCGTCTTCGACCACATCAATGCCGTGGACTTCGCTGCCAAGCCGTACACCCTGACCGGTGACAGCGCGACCTACACCTGCGACGCGCTGATCATCGCCACCGGTGCGAGCGCTCGTTACCTGGGCCTGCCGTCGGAAGAAGCGTTCATGGGCAAAGGCGTTTCCGCCTGCGCGACCTGCGACGGTTTCTTCTATCGCAACAAGCCAGTGGCCGTGGTCGGTGGCGGCAACACCGCTGTGGAAGAAGCCCTGTACCTGGCCAACATTGCCAGTACCGTGACCTTGATCCACCGTCGCGAAACATTCCGCGCCGAGAAGATCCTGATCGACAAGCTCAATGCCCGGGTTGCCGAAGGCAAGATCATCCTGAAATTGAACGCGACCCTGGACGAAGTGCTGGGCGACAACATGGGCGTGACCGGTGCTCGCCTGAAGAACAACGACGGCAGCTTCGACGAGCTGACAGTCGATGGTGTGTTCATCGCCATCGGCCACACCCCGAACACCTCGTTGTTCGAAGGCCAGCTGACCTTGAAAGACGGTTACCTGGTGGTGCAGGGCGGCCGTGACGGCAATGCGACGGCCACTAGCCTCGAAGGTATTTTTGCCGCCGGTGACGTGGCTGACCACGTTTACCGTCAGGCCATCACCTCGGCCGGCGCCGGTTGCATGGCGGCACTGGATGCCGAGCGTTACCTGGACGATCTGCAGAACGCCAAGTTCTGA
- a CDS encoding amino acid ABC transporter permease, with protein MYHDNIIYKKKSNDPQFLLGVAVVLFLGSYLMNLGNSALSHFLHPLLGNAPDSLTARNIAIGLGIAALGTLNFHVLGRLKFKVQTTVVWIELLILFLAFFDTFDLSYSFILDKIGFLIIQGAATTLYISAIAIVIAFVLALIGAVAKLSNNGLANAIASFYTSFFRGVPLLIQIYLIYLGLPQLGYVVDAVPAGILALSLCYGAYMTEIFRAGIQSIPVGQWEASRALGINPFKTLSRVIMPQALRVIIPPTGNQFIAMLKDSSLVSVIGVWELMYLAKTQGRADFRHLEMLITAAMIYWALSFILERVQARIEKRVNRSIARG; from the coding sequence ATGTATCACGACAATATAATTTATAAGAAAAAGTCCAACGATCCTCAATTCCTGCTTGGCGTCGCCGTGGTGTTGTTTCTCGGCTCCTACCTGATGAACCTGGGTAACAGCGCCCTCAGTCACTTCCTGCACCCGCTGCTGGGCAATGCCCCGGACAGCCTGACCGCACGCAACATCGCCATCGGCCTGGGCATCGCCGCACTGGGCACGCTGAACTTCCACGTCCTCGGGCGCTTGAAGTTCAAGGTGCAGACCACTGTGGTCTGGATCGAACTGTTGATCCTGTTCCTGGCGTTCTTCGACACCTTCGACCTGTCCTACAGCTTCATCCTCGACAAGATCGGCTTCCTGATCATCCAGGGCGCTGCCACCACGCTGTACATTTCCGCCATCGCGATTGTGATTGCCTTCGTCCTGGCGTTGATCGGTGCCGTGGCCAAGCTGTCGAACAATGGCCTGGCCAATGCCATCGCCTCGTTCTACACCTCGTTCTTTCGCGGTGTGCCGCTGCTGATCCAGATCTACCTGATTTACCTGGGACTGCCGCAACTGGGTTATGTGGTCGACGCGGTGCCGGCCGGCATCCTCGCATTGTCGTTGTGCTACGGCGCCTACATGACCGAGATTTTTCGCGCGGGCATCCAGAGCATTCCGGTAGGCCAGTGGGAAGCTTCACGGGCGCTGGGCATCAACCCGTTCAAGACCCTGAGCCGGGTGATCATGCCGCAAGCCTTGCGGGTGATCATTCCGCCCACCGGCAACCAGTTCATCGCCATGCTCAAGGACAGTTCGCTGGTGTCGGTGATCGGCGTCTGGGAACTGATGTACCTGGCCAAGACCCAGGGCCGCGCGGACTTCCGTCACCTGGAAATGCTGATCACCGCCGCGATGATCTACTGGGCCCTGTCGTTCATCCTCGAACGGGTGCAGGCGCGGATCGAAAAACGGGTCAATCGATCCATTGCAAGGGGTTGA
- a CDS encoding PAS domain-containing protein — MINAQLLQMVINASNDGIVIAEKEGEQDNILIYVNPAFERLTGYTSEEILYQDCRFLQSGDRDQEALPLIREALNSGGSCREILRNYRKDGTPFWNELSLSTVKNPSDGQTYFVGVQKDVSVQVRAQQRVAQLEAQLAEVQAELAALKATNGENKTAN, encoded by the coding sequence ATGATCAACGCTCAACTGCTGCAAATGGTGATCAACGCTTCCAACGACGGCATCGTGATTGCCGAAAAGGAAGGCGAGCAAGATAACATTCTGATCTACGTCAATCCGGCATTCGAGCGGCTGACCGGTTATACCAGCGAAGAAATCCTCTACCAGGATTGCCGTTTTCTTCAGTCCGGGGACCGCGATCAGGAAGCCCTGCCATTGATTCGAGAGGCACTGAACAGTGGCGGTTCCTGTCGGGAAATCCTCAGGAATTACCGCAAGGATGGCACACCGTTCTGGAACGAACTGTCGCTGTCGACGGTGAAGAATCCGAGCGACGGGCAGACTTATTTTGTCGGTGTGCAGAAGGACGTCAGCGTTCAGGTCAGGGCGCAGCAGCGCGTAGCGCAGTTGGAGGCGCAATTGGCTGAGGTCCAGGCCGAGCTCGCCGCACTCAAAGCGACGAACGGCGAAAACAAAACCGCGAATTAA